In a genomic window of Hyphomonas sp.:
- the queG gene encoding tRNA epoxyqueuosine(34) reductase QueG, translating into MPDALHLRVKHLARSLGFDGVTIARVDEAWTAGDRLEAFVEAGHHGSMEWMETTLERRKAPTAMWPEARSAVVVAMNYGPDHDPLETLAHKTLGNISVYARGRDYHDTLKKRLKQLARAFVAETGAEVKVFVDTAPLMEKPLAHKAGLGWQGKHTNLVSRDLGSWFFLGVMLTAAELDPDTPETDHCGSCRACQDICPTNAFPAPYQLDARRCISYLTIEHAGPIPEEFRAAMGNRIYGCDDCLAICPWNKFAEAAQESAFHARAELKTPGLDELAALEDAGFREVFSGSPIKRIGRNRFVRNVCIAIGNSGEETLVSSLLPLLDDPSPVVRGAAIWALGRLDHARFAEEKAVRMEPETDPGVLAEWMAGE; encoded by the coding sequence TTGCCCGATGCCCTTCACCTCCGCGTCAAGCACCTCGCCCGGTCGCTTGGCTTTGATGGCGTGACAATCGCGCGGGTGGACGAGGCCTGGACGGCCGGAGACCGGCTCGAAGCCTTCGTCGAGGCAGGCCATCATGGCAGCATGGAATGGATGGAGACGACGCTTGAGCGACGCAAGGCGCCGACCGCCATGTGGCCGGAGGCAAGGTCGGCGGTAGTCGTGGCGATGAATTACGGCCCGGACCATGACCCGCTCGAGACTCTCGCGCACAAGACGCTTGGCAACATCTCGGTCTATGCCCGGGGACGGGATTATCACGACACGTTGAAGAAGCGCCTGAAGCAACTCGCTCGTGCCTTCGTCGCAGAGACCGGCGCGGAGGTTAAGGTGTTCGTGGACACCGCGCCGCTGATGGAAAAGCCTCTGGCCCACAAGGCCGGGCTCGGCTGGCAGGGCAAGCACACCAATCTGGTCAGCCGGGACCTCGGTTCCTGGTTTTTTCTTGGCGTGATGCTGACCGCTGCGGAGCTGGACCCCGACACGCCGGAAACCGATCATTGCGGCTCGTGCCGGGCATGCCAGGACATTTGCCCCACCAATGCATTCCCCGCGCCGTACCAACTCGATGCGCGTCGCTGCATCTCCTATCTGACCATCGAGCATGCCGGCCCGATCCCGGAAGAGTTTCGCGCGGCGATGGGAAACCGCATCTATGGCTGTGACGATTGCCTAGCGATCTGTCCCTGGAACAAGTTTGCAGAGGCCGCGCAGGAAAGCGCGTTCCATGCGCGCGCGGAACTCAAGACACCCGGTCTGGACGAACTGGCCGCACTCGAGGACGCCGGCTTTCGGGAAGTGTTCTCCGGGTCTCCCATCAAGCGCATCGGACGGAACCGGTTCGTCCGCAATGTGTGCATCGCCATCGGAAATTCGGGGGAGGAGACGCTGGTCTCCAGCCTATTGCCGCTTCTGGATGATCCGTCACCTGTTGTGCGTGGTGCAGCCATCTGGGCGCTTGGCCGCCTTGATCATGCCCGATTTGCCGAAGAAAAGGCCGTCCGTATGGAGCCCGAGACCGATCCGGGCGTTCTGGCAGAATGGATGGCTGGCGAATGA
- the mtgA gene encoding monofunctional biosynthetic peptidoglycan transglycosylase — protein MNGFWAVLKWAVRILAGLFVAFHLYALALIWLPVPGTVLMMQRALQGQDVRRDAVPLSDISPHLVRAVIAAEDTRFCEHEGIDREAIEKALEERRQGKGTRGASTITQQTAKNVFLWNGGGVPRKLGDMWMGVFIDQFWGKERVMEAYLNVAEWGDGLFGAEAASQARFGKSAADLTEREAALLAAVLPSPNKWRVDPPGPYVSKRAGTLQARMRVVHSQGLAACVLGGTPPPPRPQPSQGQPAPQPQPLPDLPAEPEIGPEAIEAEIPPEKPADDEFDAFLEGAQERFGEAAGQSPAIDEEPEPLEPEAAASRSEAREGGPTDLRPQPLEPVEETPVEDLPED, from the coding sequence ATGAACGGTTTCTGGGCGGTACTGAAATGGGCGGTACGCATTCTTGCGGGACTGTTCGTGGCCTTTCACCTGTATGCGCTGGCGCTGATCTGGCTGCCCGTTCCGGGCACGGTCCTGATGATGCAGCGCGCCTTGCAAGGACAAGACGTCCGTCGCGACGCCGTGCCACTGTCGGACATCTCACCTCACCTCGTCCGCGCCGTGATCGCGGCCGAAGATACCCGTTTCTGCGAGCATGAGGGCATCGACCGTGAGGCCATCGAAAAGGCGCTGGAGGAACGGCGCCAGGGCAAGGGAACCCGCGGCGCCTCCACCATCACCCAGCAGACCGCCAAGAATGTTTTCCTCTGGAATGGCGGCGGTGTTCCCCGGAAGCTGGGAGATATGTGGATGGGTGTTTTCATTGACCAGTTCTGGGGCAAGGAACGGGTCATGGAGGCGTATCTGAATGTCGCGGAATGGGGCGATGGCCTGTTTGGCGCCGAGGCCGCATCACAGGCACGGTTTGGCAAGTCTGCCGCCGACCTCACAGAGCGCGAAGCCGCGTTGCTCGCGGCAGTTCTTCCGAGTCCCAACAAGTGGCGTGTTGATCCGCCCGGGCCCTATGTCAGCAAGCGCGCAGGCACTTTGCAGGCCCGCATGCGCGTGGTGCACAGTCAGGGACTGGCCGCCTGCGTGCTGGGTGGCACGCCGCCTCCGCCACGGCCTCAGCCGTCCCAAGGCCAGCCTGCTCCCCAACCTCAGCCCCTGCCGGACCTTCCGGCCGAACCCGAAATCGGGCCGGAAGCCATTGAGGCTGAAATCCCGCCGGAAAAGCCTGCGGATGACGAGTTCGATGCGTTTCTCGAGGGCGCGCAGGAACGGTTTGGCGAAGCCGCAGGCCAGTCCCCGGCAATTGACGAGGAGCCTGAACCGCTCGAACCGGAGGCTGCTGCCAGCCGTTCGGAAGCCCGTGAGGGCGGACCCACCGATCTGAGGCCCCAGCCGCTGGAGCCGGTTGAGGAGACACCGGTCGAGGATCTTCCGGAAGACTAA
- a CDS encoding mechanosensitive ion channel domain-containing protein has protein sequence MAEDSITYQKCITGSDGETYCRPVDAAEATGQTSQPSDEIIPPVEDIVNPLLKWLEPARPFLDDPAGWLSAKAQQPEFLYPIAIQLACIIVALALGALLTPPFKRLITVTLRRFVEPPRREGLDILHKAVRPALWSILLAIAVSSLGAIDQPVILVRTALSLAIAWLVIRVSLSFLPEELRGLASFLTWTFAIFFALGVLPDVMAWLSSLGPSFGNRRISPVFIFQAILTAAVLLFIANRAAKSMKRRVNHLPKVEPSIRILIGNAIQIVFLVAAALLTLAGLGIPLGALTVISGAIGLGFAFGMQKVVSNFVSGIVLLSERSIKPQDVIEVGETFGVVESLGLRYTSITTQEGKEFLIPNEKLMTDTVINWSFSNKRVRVHKELRIDYTSDLEEAIAIVIEAAKATDRVISWPQPNCLVKEFTDECIVLEVRFWIVDPQNGTANVASNILREVWKRFTENGMSVPLRRKELFIEPDSALKVEISRPKRMPEPVAPEGAGEPGDGSSEPPSPGKPQAD, from the coding sequence TTGGCGGAAGACAGCATCACCTATCAGAAATGCATCACCGGCAGTGACGGCGAGACCTATTGCCGGCCGGTTGATGCGGCGGAAGCCACGGGCCAGACCAGTCAGCCCTCTGATGAGATCATTCCGCCGGTGGAGGACATCGTCAATCCACTGCTCAAATGGCTGGAGCCAGCCCGCCCGTTCCTTGACGATCCGGCGGGCTGGCTTTCGGCCAAGGCGCAGCAGCCCGAATTTCTTTACCCGATCGCAATCCAGCTGGCCTGCATCATCGTGGCGCTGGCATTGGGCGCGCTGCTCACCCCGCCCTTCAAGCGCCTGATCACGGTTACGCTGAGACGGTTTGTCGAGCCGCCCCGGCGCGAGGGGCTGGACATTCTGCACAAGGCCGTCCGCCCAGCGCTCTGGTCCATCCTTCTGGCCATAGCCGTTTCCTCGCTCGGCGCGATCGATCAGCCGGTCATCCTTGTGCGGACAGCCCTGTCGCTCGCCATTGCGTGGCTTGTGATCCGGGTGAGCCTCAGCTTCCTGCCGGAAGAATTGCGGGGCCTCGCCTCCTTCCTCACCTGGACCTTTGCGATCTTCTTCGCCCTGGGGGTTCTGCCGGATGTGATGGCCTGGCTGTCCAGTCTCGGTCCATCCTTTGGCAACCGCCGGATCAGTCCGGTGTTCATCTTTCAGGCCATCCTGACCGCCGCCGTCCTCCTGTTCATTGCCAATCGCGCGGCGAAATCCATGAAGCGGCGGGTCAATCACCTGCCGAAAGTGGAACCGTCCATCCGGATCCTGATCGGCAATGCGATCCAGATCGTGTTCCTCGTCGCAGCGGCGCTGCTGACACTGGCCGGGCTGGGCATCCCGCTGGGCGCGCTGACAGTGATCTCCGGTGCCATCGGCCTCGGTTTCGCATTCGGCATGCAGAAGGTTGTCTCGAACTTCGTGTCCGGGATCGTGCTTCTGTCGGAACGCTCGATCAAGCCGCAGGACGTGATCGAAGTGGGGGAAACCTTTGGCGTCGTGGAGTCGCTCGGCCTGCGCTACACATCGATCACGACCCAGGAAGGCAAGGAATTCCTGATACCAAACGAGAAGCTCATGACCGACACGGTCATCAATTGGAGCTTTTCCAACAAGCGGGTGCGCGTCCACAAGGAGTTGCGCATCGACTATACATCCGATCTGGAAGAAGCGATTGCCATAGTGATCGAAGCTGCAAAAGCGACCGATCGGGTGATCAGCTGGCCTCAGCCCAATTGCCTCGTGAAGGAGTTCACGGACGAATGCATTGTTCTGGAAGTGAGGTTCTGGATCGTGGACCCTCAGAATGGCACGGCCAATGTCGCCTCGAACATTCTGCGCGAAGTCTGGAAACGCTTCACTGAAAACGGCATGTCCGTGCCGCTGCGCCGCAAGGAGCTGTTCATTGAACCGGATTCGGCGCTCAAGGTGGAAATTTCCCGGCCAAAGCGGATGCCGGAGCCGGTCGCCCCCGAGGGCGCCGGCGAGCCAGGCGATGGATCGTCAGAACCGCCCTCCCCCGGGAAACCGCAGGCCGATTAG
- a CDS encoding SDR family NAD(P)-dependent oxidoreductase — MGVLEGKVVLVTGGGNGIGKETALLAAREGAKVVVNDLGGSLTGADEGSAGPAETVAQEIRAAGGEAVSNSDSVTDMKAVEGMIEQAKDEFGDLHSIINPAGILRDGMFHKMSEDDWDSVIDVHLRGSFNVTRAAIEMFREREDGNFVLFTSTSGLIGNIGQANYAAAKMGIVGLSRIIAMEGARKNVRSNVIAPFAWTRMIASIPVKDEAGAERVERMKNGMRADQVAQLAVALCADKAKDTSGQIFAVRGNEVVLFDQPRPVKSLARLEGWTPESLLDQALPAMKANFFDMGASASVFPYDPV, encoded by the coding sequence ATGGGCGTACTGGAAGGAAAAGTGGTCCTGGTGACCGGCGGCGGCAATGGAATCGGAAAAGAGACCGCCCTGCTGGCAGCGCGCGAAGGCGCCAAAGTCGTCGTCAACGACCTCGGCGGCAGCCTGACCGGCGCCGATGAAGGCAGCGCCGGCCCAGCCGAAACCGTCGCCCAGGAAATCCGCGCAGCCGGTGGTGAAGCCGTGTCGAATTCCGACAGCGTCACCGACATGAAGGCGGTCGAGGGCATGATCGAGCAGGCCAAGGACGAGTTCGGCGACCTGCACTCGATCATCAACCCGGCCGGCATCCTCCGGGACGGCATGTTCCACAAGATGAGCGAAGACGATTGGGACAGCGTCATCGATGTGCATTTGCGCGGCAGCTTCAACGTCACCCGCGCGGCGATCGAAATGTTCCGCGAGCGCGAGGACGGCAATTTCGTGCTGTTCACCTCCACCTCCGGCCTGATCGGCAATATCGGCCAGGCCAATTACGCCGCCGCCAAGATGGGCATTGTCGGCCTGTCGCGGATCATTGCCATGGAGGGCGCGCGCAAGAATGTCCGCTCAAATGTCATCGCCCCCTTCGCCTGGACACGCATGATCGCCTCCATTCCGGTCAAGGACGAGGCAGGTGCAGAGCGCGTCGAGCGGATGAAGAATGGCATGCGCGCAGACCAGGTTGCCCAGCTGGCGGTGGCCCTGTGCGCCGACAAGGCAAAGGACACGTCCGGCCAGATTTTCGCCGTGCGCGGCAATGAAGTCGTGCTGTTCGACCAGCCTCGTCCGGTCAAGTCGCTGGCCCGTCTGGAGGGCTGGACGCCGGAAAGCCTGCTCGACCAGGCCCTGCCGGCCATGAAGGCGAATTTCTTCGATATGGGCGCCTCGGCCAGCGTCTTCCCCTACGACCCGGTCTAG
- a CDS encoding HAD-IA family hydrolase, giving the protein MTKTFKAVIWDFGGVFTTSPFDAFTRYEAERGLPKDFIRTVNATNPLDNAWAKLEQSQVTAAEFDGLFREESRALGHEVSGAEVLTLLSGSLRPRVVNALTVCKGHGRVGCITNNAPVGKGASMTNDEAKAQQVAEVFAMFDHVIESSKLGIRKPDPRIYALMCEALDVDPADCVYLDDIGHNLKPARDMGMTTIKVLGEDQLLSDLQAVTGYALA; this is encoded by the coding sequence ATGACAAAGACATTCAAAGCCGTGATCTGGGACTTCGGGGGCGTGTTCACGACCTCGCCCTTCGACGCCTTCACCCGCTACGAGGCCGAGCGCGGCCTGCCGAAGGATTTCATCCGCACCGTCAACGCCACCAACCCGCTGGACAATGCCTGGGCCAAGCTGGAACAGAGCCAGGTGACCGCCGCCGAATTTGACGGGTTGTTTCGGGAAGAATCCAGGGCCCTGGGGCATGAAGTGTCAGGCGCAGAAGTGCTGACGCTCCTGTCGGGGTCCCTGCGTCCGCGCGTCGTCAATGCCCTGACCGTCTGCAAGGGGCATGGCCGGGTCGGCTGCATCACCAACAATGCGCCGGTCGGGAAGGGCGCCTCAATGACCAATGACGAGGCAAAGGCGCAGCAGGTGGCTGAAGTCTTTGCCATGTTCGACCATGTGATCGAAAGCTCGAAGCTCGGTATCCGCAAGCCGGATCCCCGCATCTATGCTCTCATGTGCGAGGCGCTTGATGTCGATCCGGCAGACTGTGTCTATCTGGATGATATCGGGCACAATCTGAAACCCGCCCGCGACATGGGCATGACAACGATCAAGGTGCTCGGTGAAGACCAGTTGCTGTCAGATCTTCAGGCCGTCACGGGATATGCGCTGGCCTAG
- a CDS encoding 4a-hydroxytetrahydrobiopterin dehydratase, whose amino-acid sequence MSGRIGADAALAKLGGWEKGPGERDTIVKTYKFADFKTAWGFMSSVALKAEQMDHHPEWFNVYNKVDVTLTTHDVDGVSEKDVELARFMDALADRLG is encoded by the coding sequence ATGTCAGGCAGGATTGGCGCAGATGCAGCGCTTGCGAAACTCGGCGGATGGGAGAAGGGGCCCGGCGAGCGCGACACGATCGTGAAGACCTACAAGTTCGCGGACTTCAAGACAGCCTGGGGCTTCATGAGCTCGGTGGCGCTGAAGGCCGAACAGATGGACCACCATCCCGAATGGTTCAATGTCTACAACAAGGTCGACGTCACGCTGACAACCCATGATGTCGACGGGGTCTCCGAAAAGGATGTCGAGCTTGCCCGGTTCATGGATGCGCTGGCAGACCGTCTGGGCTGA
- the bla gene encoding subclass B3 metallo-beta-lactamase yields the protein MKHSNVMLAGLSALLLAACSANTPETAPPEPVESDEPAPPAEETLAGPFAAAFPAWYEPAEPFRVIGNIYHVGPKGLGIFFIPTEDGHILIDGGLPENADGVLNNIRALGHDPRDVKYLLNTHAHFDHSGGLARLKAATGAALISSEGDRSALEGGFYLGFEDRPEFNAPPVKVDATLGDRGTVGVGGTVLTALLTPGHTRGCTSWRLTVEEAGTPYEVLIFCSASVAANRLAPDPQYEGIIADYESTFERARGWQPDVFLANHPEFSGLWQKRAAQLDGDALAFVDRDAFPAYMSRMEQGFREQLAKQTSEE from the coding sequence ATGAAGCACTCAAATGTCATGCTGGCCGGTTTGTCGGCCCTTCTTCTGGCCGCCTGCAGCGCAAACACGCCCGAGACCGCGCCGCCCGAACCGGTCGAGTCAGATGAACCGGCACCCCCGGCGGAGGAGACGCTGGCCGGTCCCTTCGCCGCCGCCTTTCCAGCCTGGTACGAGCCCGCCGAGCCGTTCCGGGTGATCGGCAATATCTACCATGTCGGCCCCAAGGGGCTCGGCATCTTTTTCATCCCGACCGAGGACGGGCATATCCTGATCGATGGCGGCCTGCCGGAAAATGCCGATGGTGTCCTGAACAACATCCGGGCGCTGGGCCATGATCCGCGCGATGTGAAGTATTTGCTGAATACGCATGCGCATTTCGACCATTCCGGCGGCCTGGCACGCCTGAAAGCAGCGACCGGTGCGGCGCTCATATCCAGCGAAGGCGACCGATCCGCCCTGGAAGGCGGTTTCTATCTCGGCTTCGAGGACCGGCCGGAATTCAATGCCCCGCCCGTGAAAGTGGATGCGACGCTCGGCGATCGCGGCACGGTGGGCGTGGGCGGTACGGTGCTGACCGCCCTGCTCACGCCTGGTCATACGAGGGGATGCACATCCTGGCGGTTGACGGTGGAGGAGGCCGGAACCCCGTATGAGGTGCTGATCTTCTGCTCGGCATCGGTCGCGGCCAACCGGCTGGCTCCCGACCCGCAATATGAGGGCATCATTGCCGATTATGAATCGACCTTCGAGCGGGCGCGCGGCTGGCAGCCGGACGTTTTCCTCGCCAACCATCCCGAATTCTCGGGCCTGTGGCAGAAGCGGGCGGCACAGCTGGATGGCGATGCGCTCGCCTTTGTCGATCGCGATGCCTTTCCGGCCTACATGTCGAGAATGGAACAGGGGTTCCGCGAGCAATTGGCGAAGCAGACCAGCGAAGAATGA
- a CDS encoding SDR family oxidoreductase produces the protein MGRVDGKKAFITGGAQGLGEATARMMAREGAKVTVTDVNGAGAESVAASINEAHGAGTAFAWQHDVTDEARWQEVLKLAHDAMGGLNVLVNNAGIGSLGSVEDENYETFKKVQTVDVDSIFLGCKYAIPLMRDHGLGSIINISSIAGIIASGNYVSYNTAKAAVRHISKSIALHCAKTGGQIRCNSVHPVFINTPILDRTKEMFGEEEALSKLGRQIPLGKVGEPDDIAYAVLYLASDESKLVTGIELKVDGGISAM, from the coding sequence ATGGGCCGGGTAGACGGAAAAAAAGCATTCATCACGGGCGGCGCGCAGGGGCTGGGCGAAGCCACGGCGCGCATGATGGCGCGCGAAGGGGCCAAGGTGACCGTAACCGATGTGAACGGGGCCGGTGCCGAATCTGTCGCCGCCTCCATCAACGAAGCCCATGGCGCCGGAACGGCCTTTGCCTGGCAGCATGATGTGACAGATGAAGCGCGCTGGCAGGAGGTTCTGAAATTGGCCCATGATGCCATGGGTGGCCTCAACGTGCTCGTGAACAATGCCGGGATTGGCTCGCTCGGCTCGGTCGAAGACGAGAATTACGAAACCTTCAAGAAGGTCCAGACGGTCGACGTCGATTCCATCTTTCTCGGCTGCAAATATGCCATCCCGCTGATGCGGGACCACGGGCTCGGCTCCATCATCAACATCTCCTCCATTGCCGGCATCATCGCCAGCGGCAATTATGTGTCCTACAACACCGCCAAGGCGGCGGTGCGGCACATCTCGAAGTCGATTGCGCTCCATTGTGCCAAGACCGGGGGGCAGATCCGCTGCAACTCGGTGCATCCGGTCTTCATCAACACGCCAATCCTCGACCGCACGAAGGAAATGTTCGGCGAGGAAGAGGCCCTGTCCAAACTTGGCCGCCAGATTCCGCTCGGCAAGGTCGGTGAGCCGGACGATATCGCCTATGCCGTGCTTTATCTGGCCTCGGATGAATCGAAACTCGTCACCGGCATCGAATTGAAGGTGGATGGCGGGATTTCCGCGATGTAG
- a CDS encoding VOC family protein, which translates to MIGYVTLGTADLPRAAKFYDAIAAELGTGRMMEFDTFIAWGTPDGPAGIAATLPFDGHPATVGNGTMVALQAKDRNQVHKLYEIALAHGGSDEGAPGPRGEDGFYAAYFRDPDGNKLNAFTMA; encoded by the coding sequence ATGATTGGCTACGTAACGCTCGGCACGGCGGATTTACCGCGCGCGGCAAAATTCTATGATGCCATTGCGGCTGAACTTGGCACGGGCCGGATGATGGAATTCGACACATTCATTGCGTGGGGCACGCCTGACGGGCCTGCCGGCATCGCTGCGACACTGCCCTTTGACGGCCACCCGGCTACGGTCGGCAATGGCACAATGGTGGCCCTGCAGGCAAAGGACCGGAATCAGGTGCACAAATTGTACGAGATTGCGCTGGCTCATGGTGGCAGCGATGAGGGCGCCCCCGGCCCGCGCGGGGAAGACGGTTTCTATGCCGCTTATTTCCGGGACCCGGACGGCAACAAGCTGAACGCCTTCACGATGGCGTAA
- a CDS encoding MFS transporter: protein MTKHQDKPLLPLTGMQKAMIGIAMVAMGAGMSINFVVVAPLARKAGLTEIQVAGILTLSAAIYALMIPAWGRWADQFGRKRIMIFSLTAMGLTNMAFLFALSAALAGLITGLVAFFTLVFVRLWFGLLSPGLQPAAMAAMTDATTPLDRAGGLGMLGACMSIGSIIGPAGASVLAPFGALMPIWGTIIFNLSVAVLLAVTLPPTRKRAKTASRPKPLAVRDPRVFPHLSFLFCYFVGIGIVQQTISWFIEDRYQFEDTAVRTADEAIVLYSGIAFACIAAGMILVQFGYVQPRRPDPRRILPLGLSIVALGYVAADVFHPFWMLALAFFAVGCGAALAVPAANALGSLSVSREEQGAAAALLAAAPPAGFIFGPLIGAMLYSFMPELPLYVSAALVGTLAIYAILVTSKRPLTPS, encoded by the coding sequence TTGACGAAACATCAGGACAAGCCCCTGTTGCCGCTGACCGGCATGCAGAAAGCCATGATCGGTATCGCCATGGTGGCAATGGGCGCCGGCATGAGCATCAATTTCGTCGTCGTGGCGCCACTCGCCCGCAAGGCCGGCCTGACGGAGATCCAGGTGGCTGGCATCCTGACCCTGTCCGCAGCCATCTACGCCCTGATGATTCCGGCCTGGGGCCGGTGGGCGGACCAATTCGGGCGCAAGCGCATCATGATCTTCTCGCTCACCGCCATGGGCCTGACCAATATGGCGTTCCTGTTCGCGCTCAGCGCGGCACTCGCCGGACTGATCACGGGGCTGGTGGCGTTCTTCACCTTGGTCTTTGTCAGGCTGTGGTTCGGCCTGCTCTCCCCCGGGCTTCAACCCGCAGCCATGGCCGCCATGACCGATGCCACAACGCCGCTCGACCGCGCCGGCGGGCTCGGCATGCTGGGCGCCTGCATGAGCATCGGGTCGATCATCGGACCGGCCGGCGCTTCGGTGCTCGCGCCGTTCGGGGCGCTGATGCCGATCTGGGGCACGATCATCTTCAATCTCTCCGTGGCGGTATTGCTGGCGGTCACCCTGCCGCCGACGCGCAAGCGGGCAAAAACCGCCTCGCGGCCAAAACCGCTGGCCGTGCGGGACCCGCGCGTCTTCCCTCACCTGTCTTTCCTGTTCTGCTACTTTGTCGGCATCGGCATCGTGCAGCAGACAATCAGCTGGTTCATCGAGGACCGTTACCAGTTTGAGGACACGGCTGTGCGGACCGCCGACGAAGCCATCGTCCTGTATTCCGGTATCGCCTTCGCCTGTATCGCCGCAGGAATGATCCTGGTTCAATTCGGATACGTCCAGCCCCGGCGGCCTGATCCGCGCAGGATCCTGCCCCTGGGCCTGTCGATCGTGGCGCTTGGCTATGTCGCAGCAGACGTGTTCCATCCGTTCTGGATGCTGGCGCTGGCCTTCTTCGCTGTGGGCTGTGGCGCGGCCCTGGCGGTTCCGGCCGCAAATGCGCTGGGCAGCCTGTCGGTCTCGCGCGAGGAACAGGGCGCCGCCGCCGCGCTTCTGGCCGCTGCGCCGCCTGCCGGCTTCATCTTCGGCCCGCTGATCGGGGCAATGCTGTACTCATTCATGCCGGAACTTCCGCTCTACGTGTCCGCCGCCCTGGTCGGGACGCTGGCCATCTATGCCATCCTGGTGACGTCCAAGCGTCCGCTTACGCCATCGTGA
- a CDS encoding YggT family protein, whose protein sequence is MAAILDLVMAVLQIAFYVIVIQAILSWLIAFNVLSLQNPTMRSIWSGLQNITEPVYRPIRNILPPMGGLDLTPMVVLLIIYFLQRIIIHNLYPVALT, encoded by the coding sequence ATGGCCGCCATTCTTGATCTCGTCATGGCTGTTTTGCAGATCGCATTCTATGTGATCGTCATCCAGGCCATTCTGTCCTGGCTGATCGCCTTCAATGTGCTGAGCCTGCAGAACCCGACCATGCGCAGCATCTGGTCAGGCCTCCAGAACATCACGGAGCCGGTCTACCGGCCGATCCGGAACATTCTTCCGCCCATGGGCGGACTGGATCTGACGCCCATGGTCGTCCTGCTCATCATCTACTTCCTGCAGCGGATCATCATCCACAATCTGTATCCCGTCGCGCTGACCTGA
- a CDS encoding DUF167 family protein, translating into MHRLTIRVQPNASADRIEQWETDAAGRTYLKVRVRAVPEGGRANAAVEKLVAKWLGLPKSAVRVVTGAKNRLKGLDIDGPPELAAKLAGDQGDERAGN; encoded by the coding sequence GTGCACCGCCTGACCATCCGCGTCCAGCCGAACGCTTCGGCTGACCGGATCGAGCAGTGGGAAACGGATGCAGCCGGGCGCACGTATCTCAAGGTGCGCGTGCGCGCCGTGCCGGAAGGCGGGAGGGCCAATGCAGCGGTGGAGAAGCTCGTCGCGAAATGGCTCGGCCTGCCAAAGTCTGCGGTCAGGGTGGTGACGGGCGCAAAGAACCGGCTAAAAGGCCTCGACATTGATGGGCCGCCGGAACTGGCGGCGAAACTGGCCGGGGATCAGGGCGATGAGCGCGCAGGTAATTGA
- the folD gene encoding bifunctional methylenetetrahydrofolate dehydrogenase/methenyltetrahydrofolate cyclohydrolase FolD, producing the protein MSAQVIDGKAVAADVRANVARAVGQLPGQPALAVVLVGEDPASQVYVRNKVRQTEAAGMVSMHHHLPDTASQTDVEDLIARLNADDRVDGILLQLPLPKGLNAGAAIEKIAPDKDVDGLTETSAGRLVLGKPGLRPCTPAGCVILAKRALGDDLSGKHVVVIGRSILVGKPAALLFLAENCTVTIAHSRTRDLPAVCREADILVPAVGRPEMVKRDWVKPGATIIDVGINRVDAPEKGEGKTKLVGDADYAGSAEVAGHITPVPGGVGPMTIACLLRNTVLAACARRGWDVPEGL; encoded by the coding sequence ATGAGCGCGCAGGTAATTGACGGAAAAGCGGTGGCGGCGGATGTCCGCGCGAATGTGGCTAGGGCCGTCGGCCAGTTGCCCGGCCAGCCCGCGCTGGCGGTGGTGCTTGTGGGCGAAGACCCGGCCAGCCAGGTCTATGTCCGCAACAAGGTGCGCCAGACAGAAGCGGCCGGCATGGTCTCGATGCACCACCATTTGCCGGATACGGCCAGCCAGACGGATGTCGAAGACCTGATCGCCCGCCTGAATGCGGATGATCGTGTGGATGGAATCCTGCTGCAGCTTCCCCTGCCAAAGGGGCTGAATGCGGGTGCGGCCATTGAGAAGATCGCCCCGGACAAGGATGTGGACGGCTTGACCGAAACGTCTGCCGGCCGGCTCGTCCTGGGCAAGCCCGGACTGCGCCCCTGCACACCTGCGGGCTGTGTCATCCTCGCCAAACGAGCGCTGGGGGATGATTTGTCCGGAAAGCATGTCGTGGTCATCGGCCGCTCCATCCTGGTCGGCAAGCCGGCCGCGCTTCTGTTCCTGGCCGAGAACTGCACCGTCACCATCGCGCACAGCCGCACGCGGGATTTGCCGGCGGTCTGTCGCGAAGCTGACATTCTGGTGCCTGCTGTGGGACGTCCGGAGATGGTGAAACGGGACTGGGTGAAACCAGGTGCAACAATCATAGACGTCGGGATCAACCGTGTGGACGCTCCGGAAAAGGGCGAAGGCAAGACGAAACTTGTCGGCGATGCCGACTATGCCGGCAGCGCGGAAGTTGCCGGTCACATCACGCCCGTGCCCGGTGGCGTAGGCCCGATGACCATTGCCTGCCTGCTGCGCAACACGGTTCTGGCCGCCTGTGCCCGTCGCGGCTGGGACGTTCCGGAAGGCCTGTGA